A genomic segment from Phragmites australis chromosome 6, lpPhrAust1.1, whole genome shotgun sequence encodes:
- the LOC133922065 gene encoding WD repeat-containing protein LWD1-like — protein MGGAGDGDAWADQEQGNGGGSRGGGEAKRSEIYTYEAAWRIYGMNWSVRRDKKYRLAIASLLEQLANRVEVVQLDEASGDIAPVLAFDHQYPPTKTMFIPDPHALRPDLLATSADHLRIWRITSPDDVEDAAPSGNNSVRCNGAGGAGQQPGVELRCELNGNRNSDYCGPLTSFDWNDADPRRIGTSSIDTTCTIWDVEREAVDTQLIAHDKEVYDIAWGGAGVFASVSADGSVRVFDLRDKEHSTIIYESGSGGGGGSNSGSGDGGAVSPMPLVRLGWNKQDPRYMATIIMDSPKVVVLDIRYPTLPVVELHRHHSPVNAIAWAPHSSCHICTAGDDSQALIWDLSSMGTGSNGGGNGNGNAAAAAAAEGGLDPILAYTAGAEIEQLQWSATQPDWVAIAFANKLQILRV, from the coding sequence ATGGGCGGGGCTGGAGACGGCGACGCGTGGGCGGATCAGGAGCAGGGCAACGGCGGAGgcagccgcggcggcggggaggcgaAGCGGTCGGAGATCTACACGTACGAGGCCGCATGGCGCATCTACGGCATGAACTGGAGCGTGCGCCGCGACAAGAAGTACCGCCTCGCCATCGCCAGCCTCCTCGAGCAGCTCGCCAACCGCGTCGAGGTCGTCCAGCTCGACGAGGCCTCCGGCGACATCGCGCCCGTCCTCGCCTTCGACCACCAGTACCCGCCCACCAAAACCATGTTCATCCCGGACCCGCACGCGCTCCGCCCCGACCTGCTCGCCACCTCCGCCGACCACCTTCGCATCTGGCGCATCACATCCCCCGACGACGTCGAAGACGCTGCCCCCTCCGGCAACAACTCCGTCCGCTGCAACGGCGCCGGCGGGGCAGGGCAGCAGCCTGGCGTCGAGCTGCGCTGCGAGCTCAACGGCAACCGCAACAGCGACTACTGCGGCCCGCTCACGTCGTTCGACTGGAACGACGCCGACCCGCGCCGCATCGGCACCTCCTCCATCGACACCACCTGCACCATATGGGATGTCGAGCGCGAGGCTGTCGACACACAGCTTATCGCCCACGACAAGGAGGTCTACGACATCGCCTGGGGCGGCGCGGGGGTCTTTGCGTCTGTCTCCGCCGATGGCTCTGTCCGCGTCTTTGACCTCCGGGACAAGGAGCATTCCACAATTATCTATGAATCTGGttcaggtggtggtggtggctcgAATTCAGGTTCTGGGGATGGTGGGGCTGTGTCGCCGATGCCGCTCGTTAGGCTGGGGTGGAACAAGCAGGACCCAAGGTACATGGCCACCATCATCATGGATAGCCCCAAGGTGGTCGTGCTTGACATCCGCTACCCGACTTTACCGGTGGTAGAGCTGCATCGTCACCATTCGCCTGTCAATGCTATCGCGTGGGCACCTCACTCTTCTTGCCACATTTGTACAGCTGGGGATGACTCGCAGGCACTGATATGGGACCTGTCATCAATGGGAACTGGGAGCAATGGTGGTGGCAATGGAAATGGCAacgctgcagctgctgctgcagcagagGGCGGTCTTGATCCCATTTTGGCATACACGGCAGGGGCAGAGATTGAGCAGCTGCAGTGGTCGGCGACCCAGCCTGACTGGGTTGCAATTGCATTTGCCAATAAGCTTCAGATCTTGAGGGTCTGA